In Salisediminibacterium beveridgei, one DNA window encodes the following:
- the purE gene encoding 5-(carboxyamino)imidazole ribonucleotide mutase, with product MTEKVGIIMGSRSDLDTMQHTIDTLKELNVPYEAKVVSAHRTPDRMFEYAEQAFDNGIRVIIAGAGGAAHLPGMVAAKTTVPVIGVPVQSKALNGLDSLLSIVQMPAGVPVATVAIGKAGAINAALLATQQLAMFDESIHERLKARRKKTEEDVIETGEIEE from the coding sequence ATGACAGAAAAAGTCGGCATTATCATGGGAAGCCGCTCGGATTTAGACACGATGCAGCACACCATCGATACACTCAAGGAACTGAACGTACCTTACGAAGCAAAGGTGGTTTCCGCACACCGCACACCGGACCGGATGTTTGAGTATGCGGAGCAAGCGTTTGACAATGGAATTCGCGTTATCATTGCCGGCGCGGGCGGTGCCGCGCATCTGCCCGGCATGGTGGCAGCAAAAACGACTGTACCGGTGATCGGTGTTCCTGTTCAGTCCAAAGCCTTAAACGGGCTGGACTCACTGCTTTCCATCGTGCAAATGCCTGCGGGTGTGCCTGTAGCGACCGTGGCGATCGGGAAAGCCGGTGCCATTAATGCCGCACTTCTTGCCACGCAGCAACTGGCGATGTTTGACGAAAGCATTCATGAACGGCTGAAAGCCCGTCGGAAGAAAACAGAAGAGGATGTCATTGAAACAGGGGAGATTGAAGAATGA
- the purB gene encoding adenylosuccinate lyase, with product MIERYTRPEMGAIWEEENRYQAWLEVEILACEAWSELGDIPKEDVSKIRTNAGFDVDRILEIEEETRHDVVAFTRAVSETLGEERKWVHYGLTSTDVVDTALSYLLKQANDLIERDLKNFIEILKTKANEHKYTIMMGRTHGVHAEPTTFGLKLALWYEEMKRNLERFQAAKETVRVGKLSGAVGTYANIDPFIEEHVCKGLGLERAPISTQTLQRDRHAHYIGTLALIGASIEKMAVEIRSLQKSETREVEEFFAKGQKGSSAMPHKRNPIGSENMTGLARVLRGHMVTAHENVALWHERDISHSSAERIILPDATIALNYMLNRFGNIVKNLTVFPENMKRNMGRTYGLIYSQRVLLTLIDKGMAREVAYDLVQPKAMQAWEEARPFRDIVDSDPQITDQLSKEELDQCFDYNHHMKHVDTIFTRLGLDQ from the coding sequence ATGATCGAACGCTATACACGCCCGGAAATGGGTGCTATCTGGGAAGAGGAAAACCGCTATCAAGCCTGGCTGGAGGTGGAAATTCTCGCCTGCGAAGCCTGGAGCGAGCTCGGGGATATCCCAAAAGAAGACGTCTCCAAAATCCGCACCAATGCCGGTTTTGACGTTGATCGGATTCTGGAAATCGAAGAAGAAACACGCCATGATGTGGTGGCCTTTACCCGTGCGGTTTCTGAAACCCTCGGCGAGGAACGGAAATGGGTCCATTACGGGCTGACGTCGACGGACGTGGTGGACACGGCCTTATCCTATCTCCTGAAACAGGCGAACGACCTGATTGAACGGGACTTGAAGAACTTTATTGAGATCCTCAAAACAAAAGCCAATGAACATAAATATACCATCATGATGGGACGAACGCATGGAGTCCATGCAGAACCGACGACGTTCGGGCTGAAACTCGCCCTCTGGTACGAAGAAATGAAACGAAACCTCGAACGCTTTCAGGCCGCAAAAGAAACCGTACGTGTCGGGAAACTGTCAGGTGCAGTCGGTACATACGCCAATATCGATCCCTTCATTGAAGAACATGTCTGTAAGGGGCTGGGACTTGAGCGTGCACCGATTTCCACGCAAACCTTGCAGCGTGACCGCCATGCCCACTATATCGGGACCTTGGCACTGATCGGTGCGTCCATTGAAAAAATGGCCGTTGAAATCCGCAGCCTGCAAAAGAGTGAAACCCGGGAAGTGGAAGAATTCTTTGCCAAAGGGCAAAAAGGCTCGTCCGCCATGCCTCATAAACGGAACCCGATCGGATCCGAGAACATGACGGGGCTGGCGCGGGTTCTCCGGGGCCATATGGTGACGGCTCATGAGAACGTGGCACTCTGGCACGAACGGGACATTTCCCACTCCTCGGCAGAGCGGATTATCCTTCCTGATGCAACCATTGCCCTCAATTATATGCTGAACCGGTTCGGTAACATTGTGAAAAATCTGACGGTGTTCCCGGAAAATATGAAGCGGAACATGGGCCGCACCTATGGCCTGATCTACTCACAGCGCGTGCTGTTAACCCTGATTGATAAAGGGATGGCACGGGAAGTTGCCTACGACCTCGTTCAGCCGAAAGCCATGCAGGCATGGGAAGAAGCAAGACCGTTCCGGGACATCGTCGACAGCGATCCACAAATCACCGATCAGCTGTCTAAAGAAGAACTCGATCAATGTTTTGACTACAACCACCATATGAAACACGTCGACACCATCTTCACCCGCCTCGGACTCGATCAGTAA
- a CDS encoding NETI motif-containing protein, with product MAKKKNFTVEDGETIDECLERMKAEGFHPVRRMEKPILKEVKQNGKIEVVADKQRIVFEGKKLDS from the coding sequence GTGGCGAAGAAGAAAAACTTTACTGTAGAAGACGGGGAAACCATTGATGAATGCTTGGAGAGAATGAAAGCTGAAGGCTTTCATCCAGTGAGAAGAATGGAAAAACCGATTCTCAAAGAAGTGAAACAAAACGGGAAGATTGAAGTGGTTGCGGATAAACAACGCATCGTTTTCGAAGGTAAAAAACTGGATTCCTGA
- the purL gene encoding phosphoribosylformylglycinamidine synthase subunit PurL, whose product MQLLHEPTAEMIRDEKIYKEMGVTDAEFASVETILGRLPNYTELGLFSVMWSEHCSYKNSKAVLRKFPVDGPHVLQGPGEGAGIIDIGDDKAVVFKIESHNHPSAVEPYEGAATGVGGIIRDIFSMGARPVALLNSLRFGELHHPRVKYLFEGVVSGIAGYGNCVGIPTVGGEIQFDPCYEGNPLVNAMCVGLIDHQHIQKGQAKGVGNPVLYVGASTGRDGIHGATFASEELSEDSQSKRPSVQVGDPFMEKLLIEACLEAVRHPKIVGIQDMGAAGLTSSSAEMASKAGSGIRMDLDKVPQREQAMTPYEMMLSESQERMLLVVEAGSEQEFIDLFEKWDLHAVVVGEVTDDKQMTLVHKGEVVAKAPVDALAEEAPVYHPASQEPAYYQAFQKQEPVKLDVPDYAVTLRALLQQPTIASKEWVYEQYDHMVQTNTVVAPGSDAAVLRVRGTNKALAMTTDCNSRYLYLDPYEGGKMAIAEAARNLVCSGARPLGVTDCLNYGSPEKPEIYWQLEKSTDGLAEACDFLKTPVIGGNVSLYNETAKGAIFPTPVIGMVGLIEDLTHITRQTVKKSGDVVYVIGESVHDFAGSELQKVQMQVTEGKIPRFDLAIEKARQEQVLAAIQNGLVQSAHDISEGGFSVSLAEKLFTTPFGVSVTLEEEDEVAGLFAETPSRFILTVSPEDQRSFEKQIPQAKMIGRVTDEKRMKIQNQHGQVIIDEQLDTLERAWKGAIACYLKSEA is encoded by the coding sequence ATGCAGTTACTTCATGAACCGACGGCGGAGATGATCCGCGACGAGAAGATTTATAAAGAAATGGGTGTGACCGACGCTGAATTTGCATCCGTCGAAACGATTCTCGGGAGACTCCCGAACTATACGGAACTTGGTCTTTTTTCCGTTATGTGGTCGGAGCACTGCAGCTATAAGAATTCCAAAGCCGTTCTCCGGAAGTTCCCCGTGGATGGGCCGCATGTGCTCCAGGGACCGGGTGAAGGAGCGGGGATCATTGATATCGGCGATGACAAGGCCGTCGTCTTCAAGATCGAAAGCCACAATCACCCGTCTGCCGTGGAACCGTATGAAGGGGCTGCGACGGGTGTCGGCGGGATCATCCGGGACATCTTCTCCATGGGCGCAAGGCCCGTTGCGCTTCTCAACTCGCTTCGTTTCGGTGAACTTCATCATCCGCGGGTCAAGTATCTGTTTGAAGGGGTTGTCTCCGGTATCGCCGGGTACGGTAACTGCGTCGGGATCCCGACCGTTGGCGGGGAGATTCAGTTTGATCCGTGTTACGAAGGAAATCCATTGGTCAACGCCATGTGCGTGGGACTGATTGATCATCAGCACATTCAAAAAGGCCAGGCAAAAGGGGTCGGCAACCCGGTACTTTATGTCGGAGCCTCCACTGGCCGCGACGGGATTCACGGGGCCACGTTCGCATCGGAAGAATTAAGCGAAGATTCCCAGTCCAAACGGCCATCGGTTCAGGTGGGGGATCCGTTCATGGAGAAACTCCTCATTGAAGCCTGTCTCGAAGCCGTTCGGCATCCGAAAATCGTCGGGATTCAGGACATGGGGGCCGCAGGGCTCACATCTTCTTCTGCGGAGATGGCCAGTAAAGCAGGATCCGGAATCCGCATGGACCTCGACAAGGTCCCGCAGCGGGAACAGGCCATGACGCCATATGAAATGATGCTCTCCGAATCCCAGGAGCGCATGCTCCTCGTCGTGGAAGCCGGCAGTGAACAGGAATTCATCGACCTCTTTGAAAAATGGGACCTTCACGCCGTCGTTGTCGGTGAAGTCACCGATGACAAACAAATGACCCTGGTCCATAAGGGCGAAGTGGTGGCGAAGGCGCCGGTGGATGCGTTGGCGGAAGAGGCGCCGGTTTACCACCCCGCGTCACAGGAACCGGCCTATTACCAGGCGTTTCAGAAGCAGGAGCCGGTAAAGCTCGACGTGCCGGACTATGCGGTGACCCTGAGAGCCCTCCTGCAGCAGCCGACCATTGCCAGTAAGGAATGGGTGTATGAACAATACGATCACATGGTGCAGACCAATACCGTTGTCGCACCGGGCTCGGATGCAGCAGTTCTCCGGGTTCGCGGCACGAACAAGGCACTGGCCATGACGACTGATTGCAACAGCCGTTATCTGTATCTTGACCCCTACGAAGGCGGGAAGATGGCGATTGCCGAAGCGGCAAGGAACCTCGTCTGTTCCGGTGCCAGACCCCTTGGCGTCACAGACTGCCTGAATTACGGCAGCCCGGAGAAACCTGAAATCTACTGGCAGCTTGAAAAATCCACCGACGGTCTCGCGGAAGCCTGTGACTTCCTGAAAACGCCGGTGATCGGCGGGAACGTATCGCTGTACAATGAAACGGCGAAAGGTGCGATATTTCCCACACCGGTGATTGGCATGGTCGGACTGATTGAAGATCTTACACACATTACAAGACAGACGGTGAAAAAATCCGGCGACGTTGTGTATGTAATCGGCGAGAGCGTCCATGATTTTGCCGGCAGTGAGCTGCAAAAAGTGCAAATGCAAGTCACGGAAGGGAAAATACCACGCTTTGATCTCGCGATTGAAAAAGCGAGACAGGAACAGGTCCTTGCCGCGATCCAAAATGGCCTGGTGCAGTCAGCCCACGACATTTCCGAAGGCGGTTTTTCCGTGAGTCTGGCAGAGAAACTCTTTACCACACCGTTCGGCGTATCCGTCACACTTGAAGAGGAAGACGAAGTGGCTGGCCTGTTCGCAGAGACCCCGTCCCGGTTTATTCTGACGGTCAGTCCTGAAGATCAGCGTTCTTTTGAAAAGCAAATTCCACAAGCAAAGATGATCGGACGTGTCACTGACGAGAAACGCATGAAGATTCAAAATCAACACGGTCAGGTGATCATCGATGAACAGCTCGATACCCTGGAACGTGCCTGGAAAGGTGCGATAGCATGTTACCTGAAATCAGAGGCTTAA
- a CDS encoding DUF1499 domain-containing protein, which translates to MKLTLLLLAGAFLIGGGGFMFFKNNQVPGHVGNETGDFAEVPSSPNAVSSQTDVEGKYVEPIPFSGDVEVARETLKTVLQNMGAIHLENVSDRYIHAVYTTNLMRYKNDIEFFFDEEARNIHYRSESRVGYSDMGENRKQYEMIRQKFEEQIH; encoded by the coding sequence ATGAAATTGACATTGTTACTGCTCGCCGGGGCTTTTCTGATTGGAGGAGGCGGGTTCATGTTTTTTAAAAACAATCAGGTTCCCGGTCATGTGGGGAATGAGACGGGTGATTTTGCCGAGGTCCCGTCATCACCCAATGCTGTATCGAGCCAAACGGACGTGGAAGGAAAATACGTGGAGCCCATACCGTTTTCAGGTGACGTGGAGGTTGCGAGAGAAACCTTGAAAACTGTACTGCAGAACATGGGTGCAATTCACCTGGAAAACGTGTCCGACCGTTACATACATGCGGTTTATACGACAAATTTGATGCGTTACAAAAATGATATTGAATTCTTTTTCGATGAAGAGGCCCGTAACATTCATTATCGTTCCGAATCGAGGGTCGGTTATTCGGATATGGGCGAAAACCGTAAGCAGTATGAGATGATTCGGCAGAAATTTGAGGAACAGATCCACTAA
- the purQ gene encoding phosphoribosylformylglycinamidine synthase subunit PurQ has product MKFAVIVFPGSNCDSDMYHAAKDELGAEAEFVFHHETDLSGYDGVLLPGGFSYGDYLRSGSIAQFSPVMDAVAQAANEGKPVLGVCNGFQILLEAGLLPGAMRRNEQLTFICKTVPLKVVNNQTGFTGTYQEGEVIQVPVAHGEGNYYCDEETLAELQKNNQIVFTYKDPINGSVADIAGIINEKGNVLGMMPHPERAVDQLLGSDDGLKLFQSIVTHWRDHHAVTS; this is encoded by the coding sequence ATGAAGTTCGCAGTCATCGTCTTTCCAGGCTCCAATTGTGATTCGGATATGTACCACGCGGCCAAGGATGAGCTCGGCGCGGAAGCGGAATTTGTTTTCCACCATGAAACCGACTTGTCAGGTTATGACGGGGTTCTCCTCCCGGGCGGCTTCTCTTACGGGGATTACCTCCGCTCAGGATCCATTGCCCAATTCTCCCCGGTGATGGATGCGGTGGCACAGGCAGCGAACGAAGGCAAGCCGGTTCTCGGTGTCTGTAACGGATTTCAAATCCTCCTCGAAGCAGGGCTCCTTCCTGGGGCCATGCGCCGCAATGAACAGCTCACCTTCATCTGCAAAACCGTGCCGCTGAAGGTGGTCAATAACCAGACCGGTTTCACCGGCACCTACCAGGAAGGGGAAGTCATTCAGGTTCCTGTGGCTCACGGCGAAGGAAATTATTACTGTGACGAAGAGACGCTGGCTGAACTTCAGAAAAACAATCAGATCGTCTTCACCTACAAAGATCCCATCAATGGCTCAGTGGCAGATATTGCAGGGATCATCAATGAAAAAGGGAACGTTCTTGGCATGATGCCGCATCCTGAGCGGGCCGTTGATCAGCTTCTTGGCTCCGATGACGGGCTGAAATTATTTCAATCCATCGTTACACACTGGAGGGACCACCATGCAGTTACTTCATGA
- the purS gene encoding phosphoribosylformylglycinamidine synthase subunit PurS: protein MNANVTVYITLKEGVLDPQGSAVQKSLHQLGYDSVEKVEVGKTINVKLSGESKEDVKKQIEAMCEQLLANPVIEEYTYVIEEVLSV from the coding sequence ATGAATGCAAACGTAACGGTCTACATCACCTTAAAAGAAGGAGTCCTTGATCCGCAAGGCTCTGCAGTTCAAAAATCACTGCACCAGCTCGGATACGACAGCGTGGAAAAAGTGGAAGTCGGCAAGACGATCAACGTCAAGCTTTCGGGTGAATCAAAAGAAGACGTAAAAAAACAGATCGAAGCGATGTGTGAACAGCTCTTGGCCAATCCGGTCATTGAGGAATACACCTACGTGATTGAGGAGGTCCTTTCGGTATGA
- the purK gene encoding 5-(carboxyamino)imidazole ribonucleotide synthase, whose amino-acid sequence MNEKQTILPGQTIGILGGGQLGRMMAIAAKEMGYRTAVMEPASDSPCGQVSDTEVIAAYADREGAASLAAVSDVLTFEFENIDGETAEHLADTMYLPQGGNLLQITQDRKKEKEAIEALNIPVAPWAYIETKEDLKSALTTLGVPSVLKTTRGGYDGKGQAVLKDMSDADMAFEGLAGKGPFVLEAFIDFELEISVIVTRGTNGDIATFPVAENIHVNNILHQSIVPARLPQDGQAKAIDLARTLAEKLDMIGTLAVEMFVTTDGEMYVNELAPRPHNSGHYTLNACNISQFGQHVRAICGLPLIHPVLLKPVVMVNLLGEHMEAALQQMTVKAEAHWHLYGKAEARSGRKMGHVNILTDDLADTIEDLETWGIW is encoded by the coding sequence ATGAACGAGAAACAAACGATTTTACCCGGACAGACGATAGGCATTCTCGGGGGCGGACAACTCGGGCGGATGATGGCCATCGCCGCCAAGGAAATGGGCTACCGCACCGCCGTCATGGAGCCTGCATCAGACTCACCTTGCGGGCAGGTCTCAGATACAGAAGTGATTGCCGCCTATGCAGATCGTGAAGGCGCGGCCAGTCTGGCTGCTGTCAGCGACGTATTGACCTTTGAGTTTGAGAACATTGATGGAGAGACGGCCGAACATCTGGCTGACACCATGTACCTTCCTCAGGGAGGGAACCTGTTACAGATCACCCAGGACCGGAAAAAAGAAAAAGAAGCCATTGAAGCACTCAACATTCCCGTAGCCCCCTGGGCATACATCGAAACAAAAGAGGACTTGAAAAGCGCACTCACAACCCTCGGCGTCCCTTCTGTTTTGAAAACGACCCGGGGCGGTTACGACGGCAAAGGACAGGCTGTTCTGAAGGACATGTCAGATGCAGACATGGCGTTTGAAGGACTCGCCGGCAAAGGACCGTTTGTACTTGAGGCGTTTATCGATTTTGAGCTGGAAATCTCCGTGATCGTTACCCGGGGAACGAATGGTGACATCGCCACATTCCCGGTAGCTGAAAATATTCATGTCAATAATATCCTGCATCAGAGTATCGTGCCGGCGCGGCTTCCTCAGGATGGGCAGGCGAAAGCGATTGACCTGGCGAGAACGCTGGCAGAAAAACTTGACATGATCGGAACGCTCGCAGTGGAAATGTTCGTCACAACGGACGGTGAGATGTATGTCAATGAGTTGGCACCAAGGCCGCATAACTCCGGTCACTACACATTGAATGCCTGCAATATTTCGCAGTTCGGGCAACATGTCCGCGCCATCTGCGGCTTGCCGCTCATCCATCCGGTGCTCTTAAAACCCGTTGTCATGGTCAATCTGCTCGGTGAACATATGGAAGCCGCCTTACAACAGATGACCGTGAAAGCCGAAGCCCACTGGCATCTGTACGGAAAAGCCGAAGCGCGGAGTGGACGGAAAATGGGTCATGTAAACATCCTGACCGATGATCTGGCCGACACCATAGAAGACCTTGAAACCTGGGGAATCTGGTGA
- the purC gene encoding phosphoribosylaminoimidazolesuccinocarboxamide synthase: MTTECLYEGKAKRIYTTDQEGIFRVAYKDDATAFNGEKMEVLEGKGRLNNEISSLLFTMLHEKGVDNHFVERVSETEQLVRQVSIVPIEVVVRNIAAGSLVKRYGIERGTEMDPPLVEWYFKDDALGDPLMTDDHIRVMDLATREELAKMKVMALQVNAVLKPFFKEAKVDLIDFKLEFGKTAAGDILLADEISPDTCRLWDEESGESLDKDLFRFNQGNLQEGYEQLLQRLGGTNA, translated from the coding sequence ATGACAACCGAATGTCTGTATGAAGGCAAGGCCAAACGCATCTACACCACTGATCAGGAGGGCATCTTCCGGGTCGCCTACAAAGATGACGCCACCGCATTCAATGGAGAAAAGATGGAGGTTCTTGAAGGCAAAGGCCGTTTAAACAACGAAATCAGTTCATTGCTCTTCACCATGCTGCATGAAAAAGGGGTGGACAATCATTTTGTGGAACGGGTGTCCGAAACAGAACAGCTCGTGCGTCAGGTCTCCATCGTTCCCATTGAAGTGGTCGTCAGAAACATCGCCGCCGGCAGTCTTGTGAAACGCTACGGGATCGAGCGGGGGACTGAGATGGACCCGCCGCTTGTGGAGTGGTACTTTAAGGACGATGCGCTGGGGGATCCTCTCATGACTGACGATCATATCCGGGTGATGGACCTGGCTACCCGGGAAGAACTGGCCAAGATGAAGGTCATGGCGCTGCAGGTCAACGCCGTGCTGAAGCCGTTTTTCAAAGAAGCGAAAGTTGATCTCATCGACTTCAAACTGGAATTTGGCAAAACCGCCGCCGGAGACATTTTGCTTGCGGATGAAATCTCGCCGGACACCTGCAGACTGTGGGATGAAGAATCCGGTGAATCACTCGATAAAGACCTCTTCCGCTTTAATCAGGGCAACCTGCAGGAAGGATACGAACAATTACTACAACGACTGGGAGGCACAAACGCATGA
- the purF gene encoding amidophosphoribosyltransferase → MLPEIRGLNEECGVFGVWGHPDAAKITYYGLHSLQHRGQEGAGIVVTDREKLRIHKGMGLVNDVFKEEDLNRLTGDGAIGHVRYTTAGSSDFINCQPLQFNSQTGSIAVAHNGNLVNANATKRQLEHQGSIFQTTSDTEVIAHLIKKSGYPDLKDSIRSALTMVKGAYAFAFLVEDKMIVALDPHGIRPLSIGKMGEGYVVSSETCAFDIVGAEYIRDVLPGELVTISDKGIEAETFSPASQESICSMEYVYFARPDSNIGNINVHAARKNLGRVLAKESPVEADVVTGVPDSSISAAIGFAEQTGIPYELGLIKNRYVGRTFIQPSQELREQGVKMKLSAVRGVVEGKRVVMIDDSIVRGTTSTRIVKMLKEAGALEVHVRISSPPIVNPCFYGIDTSTKGELIASVASVEEMREEMGADSLMYLSVDGLMEGVGREKVNDHCGQCLACFTGEYPTEIYPETDHPYDKVIGGK, encoded by the coding sequence ATGTTACCTGAAATCAGAGGCTTAAACGAAGAATGTGGCGTATTTGGCGTCTGGGGTCACCCGGATGCCGCAAAAATCACCTATTACGGACTGCACAGCCTGCAGCACAGAGGACAAGAAGGTGCGGGGATTGTTGTGACTGACCGGGAGAAGCTCCGGATTCATAAAGGCATGGGGCTCGTGAACGATGTCTTTAAGGAAGAAGACCTCAACAGACTGACGGGAGACGGAGCGATTGGTCACGTCCGTTATACGACAGCCGGCAGCAGTGACTTCATCAACTGTCAGCCCCTGCAGTTTAACTCGCAGACCGGAAGCATTGCCGTTGCCCATAACGGGAATCTCGTCAATGCCAATGCGACGAAGCGTCAGCTCGAGCATCAGGGCAGTATTTTTCAAACGACATCGGACACGGAAGTCATTGCCCACCTGATCAAGAAGAGCGGCTATCCCGACTTGAAGGATTCGATCCGCAGTGCATTGACGATGGTGAAAGGCGCCTATGCCTTCGCGTTCCTCGTGGAAGACAAGATGATCGTGGCACTGGATCCTCACGGCATCCGCCCGTTATCCATCGGAAAGATGGGTGAAGGGTATGTGGTATCGTCTGAGACCTGTGCGTTTGACATTGTCGGAGCGGAATATATCCGCGACGTGTTACCGGGTGAACTCGTTACCATCAGTGATAAGGGGATCGAAGCCGAAACCTTTTCCCCGGCCAGCCAGGAATCAATCTGTTCCATGGAATACGTGTATTTTGCCCGTCCCGACAGCAATATCGGCAACATTAATGTCCACGCAGCAAGAAAAAATCTCGGCCGGGTCCTTGCGAAAGAATCCCCTGTGGAGGCGGATGTGGTGACCGGTGTGCCGGACTCGAGCATCTCTGCCGCGATCGGTTTTGCCGAACAGACGGGCATTCCGTACGAGCTCGGTCTGATCAAGAACCGCTACGTGGGCCGGACGTTTATCCAGCCGTCACAGGAACTCCGTGAACAAGGTGTGAAAATGAAACTGTCCGCGGTACGAGGCGTGGTGGAAGGAAAACGGGTTGTCATGATCGATGACTCGATCGTGCGGGGAACGACGTCGACACGGATTGTGAAGATGCTCAAAGAAGCCGGGGCACTGGAAGTCCACGTGAGAATCAGTTCACCGCCGATTGTCAATCCGTGTTTTTATGGCATTGACACATCGACAAAAGGGGAGCTGATCGCGTCGGTCGCCTCGGTCGAAGAGATGCGTGAAGAAATGGGCGCCGATTCATTGATGTACCTCTCTGTGGATGGTCTCATGGAAGGCGTTGGCCGGGAGAAGGTCAATGATCACTGCGGACAGTGCCTCGCCTGTTTCACCGGCGAGTACCCGACAGAGATCTATCCGGAAACTGATCACCCGTATGATAAAGTGATAGGAGGAAAATAA